Within the bacterium genome, the region AAGGAGAAGATAGCCTGGGAATGGAGGTAAAGGAGACAGAGGGAAGAGATGAGAGCGAAGAGAAAGGGTTGAGTAGAGGAGAGAATAGCCTGGGAATGGAGGCAAGGGAGACAGAGGGAGGAGATGAGAGTCATCCGCTATTAGAATCAGGGGATATTTTGAAGGATATAGCCAGTAAGATATTTAAATTGAAACAGGGGCTAAGTCAGGCCACAGCAAGGGTGGAAGAGACGTATTTAACTTCTCTGGAAGCCAGGAAAAACGAGTTTATATCTGATTTAGAAAAAGAGATAGGCCGGATAGTTAATTTAGGTTCAGAGCTTGCTGAAAAAATGGAAGCTGAAAGAGATTATTATAAAGAAAAAATAATGAAAAGCCAGGGGAAAGGAAGAGAAGATTCAAAAGGAACCTACGATTTAACCGGCGACATAAGTGCGCTATCAGAAAAAATTGGAAATATAGGAAAAATCGTGGAAAAACTGCAAAATAAGGCTCAAAAGGTATTAAGTAAAACCGAAGAAATGACGAAAAAAGTATTAGGTGCTTCATATTTAGAGGGGGAAACTGTAAGCATAAACCGGCAGGTGATAGATAATCAATCCGAAATCAGGGAAGCGGTAAGTAATCTTCGGGAAGCGATTGAATCAATCCAGACTGAGGGGTTGAAAGTCGAAGACCTCTCGGCTCGGGCGGCCAGAATAGAAAACTTGATTCAAGAGGGAGAAAGGGTAATTTCTGAAGCCATCAGCCGATTCAAGGGGTTTTTGGCGGAGGAGCTGGATCTTACTGAAGTAGACATTTCAAGTCAGACGGTTGTTAAGACAGAAAAGGGTTGGAATCCGGATCCTCAATGGTTGGCTGAAAAAGCTAAAACGCTCAATGCTCTGGTTGGAAGAGATGATACAGTTATTTATGAGGCGTTGAGAGATATTTTGTCAGAGGCGTCAGATAAATTAGCTGAGGGGGAGGAATATTCTTCCGATATTAGGGGCTTAGATCACGGGAAGAAGATAGAGATAAGCGGAGAAACGGTAGAAAAGAAACACCAGAGTCAAGAAGAAAGTGACTCTGAGAAGGAAGAAAAGTGTTCCTCGGATATTTCAGAAAGCGGAAAAGGGGATAGACCTAAGTTATCTGAGCAAGACAAAAAGGTGGAAACGGAAAACGAATCCGATTCCTCTTTCGGTCAGGATAAAGAACAAGAGAGAGATGAACGAGAGCAAGATCAACCACAAAGGAGACAATATTATCAGACCTTCCCCAGGATCAAGAGATGGAGATCGACCTCTCAGCCAGAGGAGGTAGGCGCTTCTGGAGCGAGTCTGAAGGAGATAGATATATTAACGGCTTTAGCCCCTGCGGCGGGCGGAGATAAAGGTGAGTCTAACCTCAGGCAGTCCTTTCTTTACGAACTGGTTAAAAAGGTAAGGCTTCTTATTCAGGAGGGTCGGGCTGAAATGTTGATCAGAATCAGACCCGAACATCTGGGGCCTTTGATGGTTAGGGTAGGTCGTGATAGGGGAGGAAAGATCTGGGTCAGGTTTATTACCCCAAGCAGCCGGGTGGGCGCAATGGTTGAATCTAACCTCTCTCTTTTAAAAGAGGCTATGGAGGAATCAGGACTTGAGCTTGATTCTCTGGATGTTTGGGTAAGGGAAGGAAGTGAAGGGGAAGAGCGGAAAGGCCAGGAGGTTTATTCCGGAAAAGATAAATCATCCCGGAAGAAGAGATCGGGTCTAAATGAAATCCCGGCGGATGAAGTTGTTACCGAAGAACTTGATGAGGAGATAAGAAGTCGTCCTTTCTCGTGGTTGGCTGAGAATGTCAACTATATGGCTTAAAAATAAGTAACCGTTCACCTCACCACGGAGACACAAGGACACTGAGAAAAAT harbors:
- a CDS encoding flagellar hook-length control protein FliK produces the protein IKVEEISDEVAEAGRFEAAKIEAEGREVEEASDEVVEAAKIGSEEAEVAEAGEIGVEGVVDRSEDLEKVYNSQSAIPGTHKVGAQFKDEVVEAAGTETEGVEVAETTEAAVELSKIETEEVEVEAEEVEVAEVSDEMAEAAKIKVEEVWVEEAGDFEGNIIVLEVVMQEVNNEVIGILEIETEEVEVEETTDYEEGVAISEVLVEKVTEKVDETSKRGFEEIEVREITDSGGSDAVQDVLMQDVLIQDVLIQDVTDNEAEVSEIKTEGIEVGEVGGLENSKIDKGIRYDIGGDESDLPSAIYNTQSPAIALSKGEDSLGMEVKETEGRDESEEKGLSRGENSLGMEARETEGGDESHPLLESGDILKDIASKIFKLKQGLSQATARVEETYLTSLEARKNEFISDLEKEIGRIVNLGSELAEKMEAERDYYKEKIMKSQGKGREDSKGTYDLTGDISALSEKIGNIGKIVEKLQNKAQKVLSKTEEMTKKVLGASYLEGETVSINRQVIDNQSEIREAVSNLREAIESIQTEGLKVEDLSARAARIENLIQEGERVISEAISRFKGFLAEELDLTEVDISSQTVVKTEKGWNPDPQWLAEKAKTLNALVGRDDTVIYEALRDILSEASDKLAEGEEYSSDIRGLDHGKKIEISGETVEKKHQSQEESDSEKEEKCSSDISESGKGDRPKLSEQDKKVETENESDSSFGQDKEQERDEREQDQPQRRQYYQTFPRIKRWRSTSQPEEVGASGASLKEIDILTALAPAAGGDKGESNLRQSFLYELVKKVRLLIQEGRAEMLIRIRPEHLGPLMVRVGRDRGGKIWVRFITPSSRVGAMVESNLSLLKEAMEESGLELDSLDVWVREGSEGEERKGQEVYSGKDKSSRKKRSGLNEIPADEVVTEELDEEIRSRPFSWLAENVNYMA